One window of Sardina pilchardus chromosome 2, fSarPil1.1, whole genome shotgun sequence genomic DNA carries:
- the acsl3b gene encoding long-chain-fatty-acid--CoA ligase 3b → MKLKEDMSPLLLQVFRSVVWVYSVITFLPWYVLSGAGAGQRRAKRLKARTVSGRPAGPYRSVSSAQRLVSALHEGVDALDKVFEYAARHFPRRDCLGTRELLSEEDELQPNGKIFKKVILGEYQWMSYEQAFQAAQHFGSGLASLGQKPKCNIAIFCETRAEWMIAAQACFMYNFPVVTLYSTLGGPAIAHGLNETEVTHIITSKDLLQSRLKAILLEVPRLQHIIVVDSKPTTWPGMPRGIMVHNMSAVQELGAKPENMAKPRAQPLPSDIAVIMYTSGSTGIPKGVMISHSNIIAGITGMAERIPDLDENDTYIGYLPLAHVLELSAELVSLSHGCRIGYSSPQTLADRSTKIKKGSKGDTSVLKPTLMAAVPEIMDRIYKNVMTKVEEMSSVQRSLFVLAYNYKMEQISKGYGTPLCDRLVFNKVRSLLGGNTRLLLSGGAPLSAATQRFMNICFCCPVGQGYGLTETCGAGTISEMWDFSTGRVGAPLVCSEIKLKDWEEGGYYSTDKPNPRGEILIGGPNVAMGYYKNEAKNVEDFFVDENGQRWFCTGDIGEFHADGCLKIIDRKKDLVKLQAGEYVSLGKVEAVLKNCPLIDNICAYANSDQSYVISFVVPNQRQLTSLAEQSGVRGAWEDVCNSPVMEKEVLRVITDAAVTANLERFEIPKKIRLSAEPWTPETGLVTDAFKLKRKELKSHYQDDIERMYGGK, encoded by the exons ATGAAGCTGAAGGAGGACATGAgcccgctgctgctgcaggtgttCCGCTCGGTGGTGTGGGTGTACTCGGTCATCACCTTCCTGCCCTGGTACGTGCTCTCGGGCGCCGGGGCCGGCCAGCGCCGCGCCAAGCGGCTGAAGGCGCGCACGGTGAGCGGGCGCCCCGCCGGGCCCTACCGCTCGGTCAGCAGCGCCCAGCGGCTGGTGTCGGCGCTGCACGAGGGCGTGGACGCGCTGGACAAGGTGTTTGAGTACGCCGCGCGCCACTTCCCCCGCCGGGACTGCCTGGGCACGCGGGAGCTGCTCAGCGAGGAGGACGAGCTGCAGCCCAACGGCAAAATCTTcaagaag gtgatccTGGGGGAGTACCAGTGGATGTCGTATGAGCAGGCGTTCCAGGCAGCGCAGCACTTTGGCAGTGGCCTGGCCTCTCTGGGGCAGAAGCCAAAGTGCAACATTGCCATCTTCTGTGAGACACGGGCCGAGTGGATGATTGCTGCCCAGGCCTGCTTCATGTACAACTTCCCCG TGGTGACGCTGTACTCCACCCTCGGAGGCCCCGCCATTGCTCATGGGCTGAACGAGACCGAGgtcacacacatcatcaccagCAAGGACCTACTACAGAGCCGActgaag GCGATTCTGTTGGAGGTTCCCAGGCTGCAGCACATTATCGTGGTGGACAGTAAGCCCACCACCTGGCCTGGAATGCCCAGAGGCATCATGGTCCATAACATGAGCGCCGTGCAGGAACTCGGGGCCAAACCAGAGAACA TGGCGAAGCCACGTGCCCAGCCGCTGCCGTCAGACATTGCCGTGATCATGTACACGAGCGGCTCCACGGGCATCCCCAAAGGAGTCATGATCTCCCATAGCAACATCATCGCCGGCATCACCGGCATGGCAGAGCGCATCCCCGACCTGGA TGAGAATGACACCTACATCGGGTACCTGCCCCTGGCCCACGTGCTGGAGCTAAGTGCTGAGctggtctctctgtctcacggCTGCCGTATCGGATACTCCTCCCCTCAGACACTAGCTGACcgg tcCACCAAGATAAAGAAGGGCAGTAAGGGGGACACCAGCGTGCTGAAGCCCACCCTGATGGCGGCCGTGCCG gagATCATGGACCGTATCTATAAGAATGTCATGACTAAGGTGGAGGAGATGAGCAGCGTCCAGCGCAGTCTCTTCGTGCTCGCCTACAACTACAAGATGGAGCAGATCTCCAAAGGCTACGGCACGCCGCTCTGTGACCG gctGGTGTTTAACAAGGTGCGCTCTCTGCTGGGGGGGAACACGCGCCTGCTGCTGTCGGGCGGAGCGCCCCTGTCGGCCGCCACACAGCGCTTCATGAACATCTGCTTCTGCTGCCCCGTGGGACAGGGCTACGGCCTCACCGAGACCTGCGGAGCGGGCACCATCAGCgaga tgtgGGACTTCAGCACAGGACGGGTGGGGGCGCCACTGGTGTGCTCTGAGATCAAACTGAAGGACTGGGAAGAGG GAGGTTATTATAGCACTGACAAACCCAACCCACGAGGAGAGATCCTGATCGGGGGGCCGAATGTTGCCATGGGTTACTACAAGAACGAGGCCAAGAACGTGGAGGACTTCTTTGTGGACGAGAACGGCCAGCGCTGGTTCTGTACGGGGGACATCGGCGAGTTCCACGCCGACGGGTGCCTCAAGATCATCG ACCGCAAGAAGGACCTTGTAAAGCTGCAGGCTGGAGAGTACGTATCTCTGGGAAAGGTGGAGGCCGTGTTGAAGAACTGCCCCCTCATTGACAACATCTGTGCCTATGctaacag TGACCAGTCGTACGTCATCAGTTTCGTGGTGCCCAACCAGAGGCAGCTGACGTCGCTGGCGGAGCAGAGTGGCGTGCGGGGCGCGTGGGAGGACGTGTGCAACAGCCCCGTCATGGAGAAGGAGGTCCTGCGCGTCATCACCGACGCCGCCGTCACAG CGAACCTGGAGCGCTTCGAGATCCCCAAGAAGATCCGGCTGAGCGCCGAGCCCTGGACCCCGGAGACGGGCCTGGTGACGGACGCCTTCAAGCTGAAGCGGAAAGAGCTCAAGTCCCACTACCAGGACGACATCGAGAGGATGTACGGAGGCAAGTGA
- the LOC134075276 gene encoding gastrula zinc finger protein XlCGF17.1-like, which translates to MSRVESSNSGHHRTSAGDQETRHPPKYAVYFSDLYSLQCHVEHSHGHKRELCPDCGKFINGQTSHVCDHKAKLFLCLTCGKRCVNEVGLRIHSHVHTEEYVLSCQYCYKKFRCRKDKRVHEETHKGESLKYCCSECPQRFADGSRRNAHRKTHWERGRFFCKVCDKGFPKAHHLKRHEVIHTGLKPFKCKMCNCSFNQSGHLKSHMRLHTGERPFKCQDCGQCFNHNVSLKNHVQHHHTPGPEGH; encoded by the coding sequence ATGTCACGAGTCGAATCCTCTAACAGCGGCCACCACAGGACTAGTGCAGGAGATCAGGAGACACGGCACCCTCCAAAATACGCCGTCTACTTTAGTGATCTGTACAGCCTGCAGTGCCATGTTGAACACTCCCATGGTCATAAACGTGAGCTTTGTCCAGACTGTGGAAAGTTCATCAACGGCCAGACTTCGCATGTCTGTGATCACAAAGCCAAGCTGTTCTTGTGTCTGACTTGTGGGAAACGCTGCGTCAATGAGGTAGGTCTCCGTATACACAGTCATGTGCACACTGAAGAGTATGTGCTTTCCTGCCAGTACTGCTACAAGAAGTTCAGGTGCCGGAAAGACAAGCGGGTGCACGAGGAGACCCACAAGGGGGAGAGCCTGAAGTACTGCTGCTCAGAGTGCCCTCAACGGTTTGCGGATGGCTCCAGGCGAAACGCTCATCGGAAGACTCACTGGGAACGTGGCCGGTTTTTCTGCAAAGTTTGTGACAAAGGCTTCCCCAAGGCCCATCACCTCAAGAGACATGAGGTGATCCATACAGGACTGAAGCCTTTCAAGTGTAAGATGTGCAACTGCTCCTTTAACCAGTCAGGACATCTCAAGTCCCACATGCGCCTCCACACAGGGGAGAGACCCTTCAAGTGTCAGGACTGTGGGCAGTGCTTCAACCACAACGTCAGCCTGAAGAACCACGTccagcaccaccacacaccaggACCTGAGGGGCAttag